From one Bacteroidales bacterium genomic stretch:
- a CDS encoding discoidin domain-containing protein: MKLMIIRKTVFFVLLITSTAMLTAQVTTLDDFENKEGWNFNKSDGVTVSLTNEEGMNGNAIRFDYDFTKGTGYGGIQKLFPVDLPDNYEFSFYFRADSPANNFEIKFIDSTGNNVWWVNNRNYDFPEEWKKIRIKKRHIQFAWGPAADQNLRRIDRIEFTIASFVGGKGTIWLDDLKFEPLLPETKVYPQPSLTASSSLKRHASCSMLDHSGETFWQSKRGNDQSIVIDFTMKREFGGLQIAWLKDHSAEAFEILLSEDGLKWDQVYSVSSNHTDVSFIRLPEAEAKFLKINLKKGNSEKGYAIREVKFLDVKSSLTLNDLLIYAAKNSTAGNYPRYFLEQASYWTITGVNNDVKEAMINEDGMVEVDKALFSIEPMIRVGDSLYNWSNVQTTQAMGFSDDNGEFSFVPSVTWNCRDLKFTTGVAASGEANRNSVLLIQYAFENLSDQPKDFEFYLLIRPFQVNPYYQFLNLAGGAGKIRSIRELTGGSIAVDDKVITSRKKYDYFGAAGFDEGNVVDLLRKGVLPQGHAAVDQQGLANGVIRYSLHLEAGAQTRFFVTVPFYTQQPVGGERNADHFAGEFTKMTEFWKEKTGHIRFNLPASADRIVNTYKSNLAYILVNRDRVGIQPGSRSYERSWIRDGALTSSALLKSGIVPEVKDFIDWYADHQYENGKVPCVVDTRGPDPVPENDSHGQFIYLIREYFNFTQDTAFLRSKNKNILKAVEYIESLVAERSTDHYKYGKDSVRALYGLVPESISHEGYSAKPMHSYWDNFFTLKGLKDAVEIKKILGEKENQERLEKVRDIFSENLYNSLDLAIKYKNIDYIPGCVELGDFDATSTTIALTPCNELNNLPRPQVYNTFDRYYEYFKSRRDGKIDWINYTPYENRLIGSFILLDQPDRAHELIDFFLDDQRPQGWHHWAEVVWNDDRHPGFIGDMPHTWCGSDFLNAVRAMFVYENEYDQSLVLASALYQDWIDAPEGMSVENLPTYYGEVSYFIIKDNNKYLFSIFGDVKLPENGIKIRNFNGSKMPVKVVANGVEMKDFNEKEITVKEVPAEVIIYY; the protein is encoded by the coding sequence ACTGTCTTTTTCGTTCTGCTGATCACTTCAACTGCCATGCTCACAGCCCAGGTCACTACCCTGGATGATTTTGAGAACAAGGAAGGCTGGAACTTCAATAAATCCGACGGTGTCACCGTCAGCCTCACTAATGAAGAGGGGATGAACGGCAATGCGATCCGGTTCGATTATGATTTTACTAAAGGAACCGGTTATGGGGGGATACAGAAGCTTTTTCCTGTAGACCTTCCCGATAATTATGAATTTTCTTTTTATTTCAGAGCCGATTCGCCTGCCAATAATTTTGAGATCAAATTTATCGACAGCACAGGAAACAATGTCTGGTGGGTGAATAACCGCAATTATGATTTCCCGGAAGAATGGAAAAAGATCCGGATCAAAAAAAGGCATATCCAGTTCGCCTGGGGACCTGCCGCCGATCAAAACCTCAGACGCATCGACCGGATCGAGTTTACAATCGCCTCGTTTGTCGGTGGCAAAGGCACCATCTGGCTGGATGACCTGAAGTTTGAGCCCCTTCTGCCCGAGACAAAGGTATATCCCCAGCCATCCCTAACTGCTTCTTCCTCTCTGAAACGTCATGCATCCTGCTCCATGCTGGATCATTCCGGTGAGACTTTCTGGCAAAGCAAGAGAGGGAATGATCAGAGTATTGTTATTGATTTCACAATGAAGCGGGAGTTTGGCGGACTGCAGATCGCCTGGCTGAAGGACCATTCGGCTGAGGCTTTTGAGATCCTGCTGTCAGAGGACGGTCTGAAATGGGATCAGGTCTATTCCGTCTCTTCCAATCACACGGATGTCAGCTTTATCCGGCTACCGGAAGCAGAGGCAAAATTTCTGAAGATTAATCTTAAAAAGGGCAATTCGGAAAAAGGGTATGCCATTCGCGAAGTAAAATTCCTGGATGTCAAAAGCTCACTGACGCTGAATGATCTTTTGATCTATGCGGCCAAAAATTCAACGGCAGGCAATTATCCCCGGTACTTTCTGGAGCAGGCCTCCTACTGGACGATCACCGGGGTGAACAATGACGTGAAAGAAGCGATGATCAACGAAGATGGTATGGTTGAGGTGGATAAGGCTCTGTTTTCCATCGAACCCATGATCAGGGTGGGCGATTCGCTTTACAACTGGAGCAATGTTCAGACGACACAGGCAATGGGCTTTTCGGATGATAACGGTGAATTCAGTTTCGTCCCTTCTGTCACCTGGAACTGCAGGGATCTGAAATTTACAACCGGTGTGGCTGCAAGCGGAGAAGCCAATCGGAATTCCGTTCTGTTGATCCAGTATGCTTTTGAGAATCTATCGGACCAGCCCAAGGATTTTGAGTTCTATCTGTTGATCAGGCCGTTCCAGGTCAATCCTTATTACCAGTTCCTGAATCTTGCCGGGGGTGCCGGAAAAATAAGATCCATTCGTGAGTTGACCGGTGGTAGCATTGCTGTTGATGATAAAGTGATCACATCCCGGAAGAAATACGATTACTTCGGGGCAGCCGGTTTTGATGAAGGGAACGTGGTTGATCTGCTGCGGAAAGGAGTCTTACCGCAGGGCCATGCTGCTGTTGATCAGCAAGGGCTGGCCAATGGAGTCATCAGGTATTCCCTTCACCTGGAAGCGGGCGCGCAAACCCGGTTCTTCGTCACCGTCCCGTTTTATACCCAGCAACCTGTCGGAGGTGAAAGGAATGCAGACCATTTCGCCGGTGAATTCACAAAGATGACCGAATTCTGGAAAGAGAAGACAGGGCACATCCGGTTCAATTTACCCGCATCTGCCGACAGGATCGTCAATACATACAAATCTAACCTGGCCTACATTTTAGTGAACCGTGACCGGGTGGGGATACAGCCTGGCTCCCGTTCCTATGAGCGCAGCTGGATACGCGATGGGGCCCTGACTTCATCAGCACTTCTCAAATCCGGTATCGTTCCGGAAGTAAAAGATTTCATTGACTGGTACGCGGATCACCAGTACGAAAACGGTAAAGTTCCCTGTGTGGTTGATACAAGGGGACCGGATCCTGTTCCCGAAAACGACAGCCATGGTCAATTCATCTACCTGATCCGTGAGTATTTCAACTTCACGCAGGATACTGCTTTTCTCCGTTCAAAGAACAAGAATATCCTGAAGGCGGTGGAATACATCGAGTCCCTGGTTGCTGAGCGGTCGACGGATCATTATAAATACGGAAAGGACAGCGTACGTGCCCTTTACGGACTGGTGCCGGAATCCATCAGTCATGAAGGCTATTCCGCTAAGCCAATGCATTCATACTGGGATAATTTTTTTACATTGAAAGGACTAAAAGATGCCGTGGAGATTAAGAAAATCCTCGGGGAAAAAGAAAACCAGGAACGTTTGGAAAAAGTCCGCGACATATTCAGTGAAAACCTGTACAATTCGTTGGATCTTGCGATAAAATATAAGAACATCGATTACATTCCAGGATGTGTCGAGCTGGGTGATTTTGATGCCACTTCCACCACCATTGCCCTGACGCCCTGCAACGAGTTGAATAACCTTCCCAGGCCGCAGGTGTATAACACGTTTGACCGGTACTATGAATATTTCAAGAGCCGGAGGGATGGGAAAATCGACTGGATCAATTACACTCCGTACGAGAATCGCCTGATCGGTTCCTTTATCCTTTTGGATCAACCGGACCGGGCGCACGAACTGATCGACTTTTTTCTGGATGACCAGCGTCCGCAGGGATGGCACCACTGGGCCGAAGTGGTATGGAACGATGACCGGCATCCGGGCTTTATCGGTGATATGCCCCATACCTGGTGCGGAAGCGATTTTCTCAATGCCGTACGGGCCATGTTTGTTTACGAAAATGAGTATGACCAGTCGCTGGTCCTGGCTTCGGCCCTGTACCAGGACTGGATCGACGCCCCGGAGGGAATGTCGGTGGAGAACCTGCCAACCTATTACGGTGAGGTCTCCTATTTTATCATAAAAGACAATAATAAGTATTTATTTTCCATTTTCGGTGATGTAAAACTTCCTGAAAATGGAATTAAAATCAGGAACTTTAACGGATCAAAAATGCCGGTAAAAGTGGTGGCCAACGGTGTGGAGATGAAGGACTTCAATGAAAAAGAAATTACAGTAAAAGAGGTACCTGCCGAGGTCATAATTTATTATTGA
- a CDS encoding MFS transporter has translation MKETETSAAQTTRPADKIKFSQLAAYGAGGIIPIALFNIAGIMVGLMGNISLGLSAFWLGLILIIPRLWDAISDPIIGHLSDNTRTRWGRRRPYLLIGGLLVAVFFVVMWWIPKGEMVQTWFSTESSYQAFQLGYILIALLLFFTAVNIFEIPHGALGMELTTDYHARTRLFSAKSFVGNLFAMSTPWLIKLARLEIFRGPGGNEADGMRYVSLMIAAFLIPLSFWWFFKLREPGFVKAAKHEKTPFWNDMKIVVTNRNFVMLTLTIFTLAMGFNFVQLLGSYIPIFYVFGGDKDAGATMLGINGTVWAITGVLAVFPLNIISPKLGKRNTLSISIILMCLAQLSKIVCYNPHYPYLIIIPTVLLSAGMLFFFTLGSSMVGDICDEDELHRGYRSEGSFYSIFWWFIKMGTALASFVGGALIVLTMFDEIQVTKVDGLQGGIRELQTRVQFWKEYPGKPGANAEWIENAKVQCAEALEESRNFVKYLEKESLKEPDETYDGITAYRRQRNAMLTKALNSAKTSIAGLEKVKVQLETLRPGDPDTLIHSVIKTTMPLTLQTKMVKAQKISFDLMSHLQAKSLKTKNSKEHYNKIMQEMTRINNRIANLNLVVSLDYLDNELNVAREETRQLTIQTPYTLLMMRVVEIGLPLLLSILSIIFLLRYSLTENRSREIKDLLDKRSSERLKEENGAAV, from the coding sequence ATGAAAGAAACGGAAACTAGTGCAGCGCAGACAACAAGGCCGGCGGATAAGATCAAGTTCTCCCAGCTGGCCGCTTATGGCGCCGGAGGCATCATCCCGATCGCTCTTTTCAACATTGCCGGGATCATGGTGGGACTGATGGGCAACATAAGCCTGGGCCTCAGTGCTTTCTGGCTGGGGCTCATCCTGATCATCCCCCGTTTGTGGGATGCCATCTCCGATCCGATCATCGGGCATCTCTCCGACAATACGCGTACCCGCTGGGGGAGGCGGAGGCCTTACCTGCTGATCGGCGGGCTCCTGGTGGCTGTTTTCTTCGTTGTGATGTGGTGGATACCGAAGGGGGAGATGGTGCAGACCTGGTTCTCGACCGAATCCAGCTACCAGGCGTTTCAGCTGGGCTATATTCTCATTGCACTGCTGCTGTTCTTTACTGCTGTCAATATCTTCGAAATCCCTCACGGAGCCCTTGGCATGGAGTTGACCACAGATTACCATGCACGCACCCGCCTTTTCAGTGCCAAGAGTTTCGTCGGCAATCTGTTTGCCATGAGCACGCCGTGGCTCATCAAACTCGCCCGGCTGGAGATCTTCAGGGGCCCGGGAGGCAATGAAGCCGACGGCATGCGCTATGTGTCCCTGATGATCGCTGCCTTCCTCATCCCGCTGTCCTTCTGGTGGTTCTTTAAATTGCGCGAACCGGGATTTGTAAAGGCAGCCAAACACGAAAAGACTCCCTTCTGGAACGATATGAAGATCGTTGTCACCAACAGGAACTTTGTAATGCTCACCCTGACGATCTTCACCCTGGCAATGGGCTTTAATTTTGTCCAGCTCCTGGGATCCTACATTCCCATATTTTATGTTTTTGGCGGGGATAAGGATGCCGGTGCCACGATGCTGGGGATCAACGGCACCGTCTGGGCCATTACAGGCGTACTGGCTGTTTTCCCTTTGAACATCATAAGCCCGAAACTGGGCAAGCGGAATACCCTCTCCATTTCGATCATCCTTATGTGCCTTGCGCAGCTCTCCAAAATTGTCTGTTACAATCCGCACTACCCCTACCTGATCATCATTCCCACGGTCCTGCTCTCGGCAGGTATGCTGTTTTTCTTCACGCTGGGATCTTCCATGGTGGGTGATATCTGCGACGAAGATGAATTACACAGGGGTTACCGGTCCGAGGGAAGTTTTTATTCCATATTCTGGTGGTTCATAAAGATGGGCACCGCACTGGCAAGCTTTGTGGGAGGTGCCCTGATCGTTCTCACGATGTTCGATGAGATCCAGGTCACCAAAGTGGATGGTTTGCAGGGAGGCATACGGGAACTGCAAACAAGGGTGCAATTTTGGAAAGAATACCCGGGAAAACCGGGTGCCAACGCTGAATGGATTGAAAACGCAAAGGTTCAGTGTGCAGAAGCCCTGGAGGAATCAAGGAATTTTGTTAAATACCTCGAAAAGGAGTCCCTCAAGGAACCTGACGAGACCTATGATGGCATCACGGCATACCGGCGCCAGCGGAACGCTATGCTGACGAAAGCACTGAATTCGGCAAAAACTTCCATCGCCGGACTGGAAAAGGTAAAAGTGCAGCTTGAAACATTACGACCCGGGGATCCGGATACCCTGATCCATTCCGTCATCAAAACGACAATGCCGCTGACCCTTCAAACCAAAATGGTAAAGGCCCAAAAGATCTCCTTTGATCTGATGTCACACCTGCAGGCAAAATCCCTCAAAACCAAAAACAGTAAAGAGCATTATAACAAAATCATGCAGGAAATGACCCGGATCAATAACCGCATTGCAAACCTGAACCTGGTTGTCTCGCTCGATTACCTGGATAATGAACTTAATGTTGCACGGGAGGAAACCAGGCAACTCACCATTCAAACGCCGTATACGCTTTTAATGATGCGGGTGGTCGAGATCGGGTTACCGCTGCTGCTGAGCATCCTGTCCATTATATTCCTTCTTCGTTATTCACTAACCGAAAATCGATCCCGTGAGATCAAGGATCTGTTGGATAAAAGAAGTTCGGAGCGGTTGAAGGAAGAAAATGGAGCAGCTGTTTAA
- a CDS encoding DUF86 domain-containing protein produces the protein MKTSRTYLHFLEDIELSMLRIQEYLEGMDFISFKKDFKTIDAIIRNFEIIGEATKNLPAEFKEKNPQLPWEEMYRMRNKISHEYFGLDYEILWYISTVEIPVNYEEIRKIIKNEKGNKA, from the coding sequence TTGAAAACGAGCCGTACATATCTTCATTTTTTAGAAGACATTGAGCTATCAATGCTGAGGATACAGGAGTATCTCGAAGGGATGGACTTTATCAGTTTTAAGAAAGACTTTAAAACCATCGATGCAATTATTAGGAATTTCGAAATAATCGGTGAAGCCACTAAAAATCTGCCCGCTGAGTTCAAAGAAAAAAATCCCCAATTACCTTGGGAAGAGATGTACCGAATGAGGAATAAGATTAGCCATGAATATTTTGGTCTTGATTATGAAATTCTCTGGTATATTTCGACTGTTGAAATTCCGGTGAATTACGAAGAAATACGGAAAATAATCAAGAATGAAAAGGGGAATAAAGCCTGA
- a CDS encoding nucleotidyltransferase family protein: MSLSQTDIELKLKKLLPFLRNEFNVSRIGYFGSYSIGMQDEQSDIDILVEFSQPCGWKFFKLEKMLEDQLGKEVDLVTTSAIKKHLKDSILKQVIFI, translated from the coding sequence ATGAGTCTATCGCAAACTGATATTGAATTAAAACTTAAGAAACTTCTTCCTTTCCTCAGGAACGAATTCAACGTAAGTCGAATTGGCTATTTTGGCTCTTATTCAATCGGTATGCAGGATGAGCAAAGTGATATCGATATCCTTGTTGAATTCTCACAACCCTGTGGATGGAAGTTTTTTAAATTGGAAAAAATGCTTGAAGACCAGTTAGGTAAGGAGGTAGACCTTGTCACCACATCTGCAATTAAAAAGCATCTCAAAGATTCCATCTTGAAGCAGGTAATATTCATTTGA